From one Idiomarina sp. X4 genomic stretch:
- a CDS encoding vWA domain-containing protein: MFVEFFQTLRRHGLKTSITEWLDLLAAMKANLAFADVDQFYHLSRLILVKDESYYDKFDRAFGEYVEKVSKTDVAEKIPNDWLENALKRELSEEEKQKIQQLGSLEELINTFHERLKEQQKRHQGGSKWIGTGGTSPFGAYGYHPGGIRIGQEGNRNRSASKVWDRREFKDLDRNARLEQRGFQVALRKLRQFARTGAASELDLDETIAATSRKGGLLDLKWRAERHNAVKIILLLDVGGSMDDYIYQCEQLFTALKNEFKHLELFYFHNCVYEGVWRANSRRREEQIPTQQLIQTYGEDYKLLFVGDATMGPYEIAYPGGSVEHWNEEPGQAWLERLTRHFDKVAWLNPQPKQYWQYYMSVRMINDLMAGRMYPLTIEGLEEAMEKLR, translated from the coding sequence ATGTTTGTTGAGTTTTTCCAAACATTACGGCGTCATGGTTTAAAAACCAGCATTACCGAATGGCTGGATTTACTGGCGGCCATGAAAGCTAATTTAGCGTTTGCTGATGTTGATCAGTTTTACCATTTGTCGCGATTAATACTGGTAAAAGACGAGTCTTACTACGATAAGTTTGACCGGGCGTTCGGCGAGTACGTCGAAAAGGTGTCAAAAACTGATGTTGCTGAAAAAATCCCGAACGACTGGCTTGAAAACGCGTTAAAGCGAGAGCTCAGTGAAGAAGAAAAGCAGAAAATTCAGCAGCTGGGCAGTTTGGAAGAGTTGATTAACACCTTTCATGAACGCTTGAAAGAGCAGCAAAAACGGCATCAGGGTGGCTCAAAATGGATAGGTACCGGGGGGACGTCTCCGTTTGGCGCTTACGGGTATCACCCTGGCGGTATTCGCATTGGTCAGGAGGGCAATCGTAATCGCAGTGCCTCCAAGGTCTGGGACAGGCGTGAATTTAAAGACTTAGATCGAAATGCCAGATTAGAGCAACGAGGGTTTCAGGTCGCGTTGCGTAAACTCAGGCAGTTTGCTCGCACCGGCGCCGCATCAGAGCTTGATTTGGATGAAACCATTGCTGCAACGTCAAGAAAAGGCGGTTTGCTTGATTTAAAATGGCGGGCAGAGCGTCACAATGCCGTTAAAATTATATTGCTGTTGGATGTTGGCGGCTCAATGGATGACTACATTTATCAATGTGAACAGCTATTTACCGCATTGAAAAATGAGTTTAAGCATTTAGAACTGTTTTATTTTCATAACTGCGTGTACGAAGGGGTATGGCGCGCGAACAGTCGCCGCCGGGAAGAGCAAATTCCGACCCAACAGCTGATACAAACGTACGGTGAGGATTATAAGCTGTTGTTTGTGGGGGATGCCACCATGGGCCCGTACGAAATAGCTTATCCGGGCGGCAGTGTCGAGCACTGGAATGAAGAGCCGGGCCAGGCATGGCTGGAGCGTTTAACTCGACATTTTGATAAAGTGGCTTGGCTGAATCCGCAACCTAAACAATACTGGCAGTACTATATGTCGGTTCGAATGATTAACGACTTAATGGCTGGTCGCATGTACCCGCTGACCATTGAAGGACTTGAAGAGGCGATGGAAAAGCTACGATGA
- the lysC gene encoding lysine-sensitive aspartokinase 3, whose product MLPIHVAKFGGTSMANAESIQACVEVVERQNNPTLVVVSACAGVTNRLVAISHSHTQTERQRLLDEIVNIHWQAASALPKDDAVHHHLAQLHQLLGMLVEQAPAALESHQRQSRDDILSFGERCSSRLFSAYWSRATGVTTDVADARSLLVTNSNFGNALPNIEKTREYCVTLRACLTEGARIVTQGFIGASEDGSTTTLGRGGSDYSAAILAAAMDAEQLNIWTDVAGIYTTDPRICSEARPLEQISFAEAAELATFGAKVLHPKSLKPAIESGIKVFVGHSRYPEKGGTLILPEPDERPSIRALARRKNQTLLTVNSVDMLHATGFLARLFDILARYDISVDLVTTSEVSIALTLDEEGSQANGLSMLPEAMLDELREFATVTIERGLSLIAVIGNDIGHFGDISPWVLEAASPVPIRLICQGASRHNLCFLVADEQAENIIKKLHAKL is encoded by the coding sequence ATGTTACCCATTCATGTTGCAAAGTTCGGCGGTACCAGTATGGCCAATGCCGAGTCGATACAAGCTTGTGTCGAGGTTGTCGAACGCCAGAATAACCCAACCTTGGTTGTAGTCAGTGCCTGTGCCGGCGTCACTAATCGGTTAGTGGCAATCAGCCATTCTCACACACAAACTGAACGCCAACGTTTATTGGATGAAATTGTCAATATTCATTGGCAGGCAGCGTCAGCATTGCCTAAAGACGATGCGGTGCATCATCATCTTGCACAGTTACATCAGTTATTAGGTATGTTGGTAGAGCAAGCGCCGGCGGCTTTGGAAAGCCATCAGCGCCAGAGCCGCGATGACATTTTAAGTTTTGGCGAGCGGTGCTCGTCACGCTTGTTTTCAGCCTATTGGTCGCGAGCGACTGGTGTAACTACTGATGTGGCAGATGCCCGCTCTTTGCTTGTCACAAACAGTAACTTTGGTAATGCGCTACCCAATATAGAGAAAACCCGGGAGTACTGCGTTACGTTGCGAGCATGCTTAACGGAAGGTGCCAGGATAGTGACGCAAGGCTTTATTGGTGCTAGCGAAGACGGCAGCACTACAACCTTAGGCCGCGGAGGTAGTGACTACAGTGCAGCAATACTGGCGGCTGCGATGGACGCGGAGCAGTTGAATATCTGGACGGATGTGGCAGGTATTTACACTACTGACCCGCGTATTTGTTCCGAGGCGAGACCCTTAGAGCAAATTAGCTTTGCCGAGGCTGCAGAGCTGGCGACCTTTGGTGCAAAAGTACTGCATCCTAAGAGTTTAAAGCCGGCCATTGAAAGCGGGATTAAGGTTTTTGTGGGTCACAGTCGTTACCCGGAAAAAGGCGGAACGCTTATTTTGCCAGAGCCAGATGAACGTCCCTCGATTCGCGCACTGGCGCGCCGAAAGAACCAGACATTACTAACGGTGAATAGTGTCGATATGCTGCACGCAACGGGTTTTTTAGCACGTTTGTTCGACATTCTTGCACGCTATGACATTAGTGTGGATTTGGTGACAACCTCTGAGGTCAGCATTGCTTTAACTCTGGACGAAGAAGGCTCTCAGGCAAATGGGTTGTCTATGTTACCGGAGGCTATGCTGGATGAGTTGCGAGAATTTGCCACAGTAACGATTGAACGCGGACTGAGCCTAATTGCAGTCATTGGCAACGATATTGGGCACTTTGGGGATATCTCTCCGTGGGTGTTAGAAGCGGCATCACCGGTGCCAATACGCTTGATTTGTCAGGGGGCTAGTCGGCATAACTTGTGCTTTTTAGTCGCTGACGAACAAGCGGAAAACATCATTAAAAAACTTCATGCAAAACTATGA
- a CDS encoding phospholipase D-like domain-containing protein, whose product MTSKVNVAQVSQFQLLSDAHQALIERVKLLRSAKKHIAMQYYLWRPDTSGLTLLKELLNAVERGVTVDLLLDDHHSRPIEPLLRDLSRRSNFNVKFFNPFRHRRWRWVNWLTDFKRMNRRMHNKALVIDQQIAIVGGRNVGDEYFGTHAGQLFSDLDVIARGPVVAKVLEDWRHYWQCALSKSVGLIKRTHRSRLFEEIWKVFESKPETQDLNKYVLSDEQLNDDTKALPEFSASAQVVSDDPLKADLTSKPKRSLTQQIAKTIGSATHSILLVSPYFVPTATGVKELESLAEQGVEVRVLTNSLAVTDVPAVHAGYQRRRRRLLLAGIKLFELRRTEEKKLRKDMKPYFRRSASSLHAKTVTVDGSKVFVGSFNFDPRSAQINTESGIIIESVAMAQRINSMFDHELPMRAYEARLNRFYKLYWLDKSQIPAQKLYKEPGAGIGRRLTVWLTARLPVDHLL is encoded by the coding sequence ATGACATCAAAGGTTAACGTTGCACAGGTAAGTCAGTTTCAGCTGCTGTCAGATGCGCACCAGGCGTTGATCGAGCGGGTGAAACTGCTGCGCTCCGCAAAGAAACATATCGCGATGCAATACTACCTGTGGCGGCCGGACACCAGTGGGTTAACCCTCTTGAAGGAACTGCTGAATGCGGTAGAACGGGGAGTGACTGTCGACTTACTGCTGGATGATCATCACAGCAGACCCATAGAACCATTGTTGCGTGACTTATCCCGCCGTAGCAACTTTAACGTGAAGTTTTTCAATCCGTTTCGACATCGTCGCTGGCGCTGGGTGAATTGGCTGACCGATTTCAAGCGTATGAACCGACGTATGCATAACAAGGCGTTGGTTATTGACCAGCAAATAGCGATAGTGGGCGGGCGTAACGTTGGTGATGAGTACTTCGGAACTCATGCCGGTCAGCTTTTTTCTGATTTGGATGTTATTGCCCGAGGTCCGGTGGTCGCTAAAGTGCTGGAAGATTGGCGTCATTATTGGCAATGCGCTCTGTCTAAATCGGTTGGTTTGATAAAGCGAACTCATCGCAGTCGACTGTTTGAAGAAATATGGAAAGTGTTTGAGTCCAAGCCGGAAACGCAAGATTTAAACAAGTATGTGTTGTCGGACGAACAGTTAAATGATGATACCAAAGCATTGCCTGAATTTTCAGCATCAGCGCAGGTCGTCAGTGATGACCCCTTAAAAGCGGACTTGACCTCAAAACCTAAACGTTCGTTAACGCAGCAAATAGCCAAAACCATCGGCTCTGCGACTCATTCTATCTTGTTAGTCTCGCCATATTTTGTCCCCACGGCAACCGGTGTAAAAGAATTAGAAAGTTTAGCTGAGCAAGGTGTTGAAGTACGTGTTTTGACAAACTCATTAGCCGTTACCGACGTGCCGGCCGTGCATGCAGGATATCAGCGCCGTCGTCGTCGTTTGTTGTTGGCAGGCATTAAATTGTTTGAGTTACGCCGAACGGAAGAGAAAAAACTACGAAAAGACATGAAACCTTACTTTCGCCGCTCTGCGTCAAGTCTGCATGCCAAAACCGTTACTGTAGACGGCAGCAAAGTCTTCGTAGGTTCATTTAATTTCGATCCACGATCAGCGCAGATCAATACAGAATCCGGAATTATTATTGAGTCGGTCGCTATGGCACAGCGTATTAACTCAATGTTTGATCATGAGCTTCCTATGCGTGCTTATGAAGCAAGATTGAACCGTTTTTATAAACTGTATTGGTTGGATAAAAGCCAAATTCCGGCGCAAAAGCTCTATAAAGAGCCCGGCGCTGGTATTGGCAGACGCTTAACGGTTTGGTTGACTGCGCGTCTGCCGGTGGACCACTTACTCTAA
- a CDS encoding DUF885 domain-containing protein: MKKTLIAVSISLLLGGCGEATNNSGSESAGSVIKQSSVSEQLDAIYNNYFEQNLKLNPLLATYIGDKRYNDLLPNYLSEQHIEKQRKLNQRFLDKISGINAEQLSRSQRISYDIFKRKMELELEGLQYPEHLIPINQFYNLAGRLAMLGSGESAQPFKTVQDYENWASRMEQIPRLFEQAIANMKKGVEKDIVQPRVLIEKAIPQITAHIDNNVENTLFWTPIANMPETISGSEAEAIKQRYKKVLSDAVIPAYKMLASYLEDHYLPHTRTETFGLGQLPGGDAWYQHKIEANTSTQLNADRIHKIGKSEVARIHSQMRDIMEEIKFDGDLSQFFDFMTNDPQFIYESREAMVEDYRALRSTVDERVSKLFNIFPKADYEVRKVEEFREQSASSGSYQSAPADDSRPAIFYLNTYDLGSRPNWAKTALFLHEAAPGHHFQISIQQELEDLPEFRKYGRETAYTEGWGLYSEALGYDLGLYDDPYQRFGQLAAELWRSIRLVVDTGIHFKGWSRQQVLDYMYENAPVAEARAVSEAERFMALPGQALAYKVGELKISELRRRAESKLGDKFDIKAFHRVILEDGAVPLVILEQKVRRWIAERL, from the coding sequence ATGAAAAAGACACTGATTGCGGTTTCTATTTCTTTACTTCTAGGCGGTTGTGGCGAAGCGACAAACAACTCAGGCTCGGAAAGCGCTGGTTCCGTTATTAAGCAATCGTCCGTCTCTGAACAGCTTGATGCCATTTACAACAACTACTTTGAGCAGAACCTGAAGCTTAACCCGCTACTAGCGACATACATTGGCGACAAGCGCTATAACGACCTGCTGCCCAATTACTTGTCCGAACAACACATTGAAAAGCAACGTAAGTTAAACCAACGCTTCCTGGATAAAATATCCGGCATTAATGCCGAGCAACTCTCACGCAGCCAACGCATCAGCTACGACATTTTCAAACGTAAAATGGAGTTAGAGCTTGAAGGGCTGCAGTACCCGGAGCACCTTATTCCAATTAATCAGTTTTATAATCTGGCGGGTCGTTTAGCCATGCTGGGATCCGGTGAGTCGGCGCAACCGTTTAAAACGGTTCAGGACTATGAAAATTGGGCCTCGCGAATGGAACAAATTCCGCGCCTATTCGAGCAAGCCATTGCCAACATGAAAAAAGGCGTGGAGAAAGACATTGTTCAACCGCGCGTATTAATTGAAAAGGCCATACCGCAAATTACGGCACATATTGATAATAATGTGGAGAACACTCTCTTTTGGACGCCCATAGCCAATATGCCTGAGACTATTTCAGGCTCAGAAGCAGAGGCGATAAAGCAGCGCTATAAAAAGGTATTAAGCGATGCCGTAATACCTGCCTACAAAATGTTAGCCAGTTATTTGGAAGATCACTATTTACCTCATACTCGCACCGAAACTTTCGGTCTTGGCCAATTACCCGGCGGCGATGCCTGGTACCAACATAAGATAGAGGCCAATACGTCAACGCAACTTAACGCCGACCGCATTCATAAAATAGGAAAAAGCGAAGTGGCGCGCATTCATTCACAAATGCGAGACATTATGGAGGAAATTAAATTCGACGGTGACCTGTCACAATTCTTTGACTTTATGACCAACGACCCTCAGTTTATTTACGAAAGTCGTGAAGCAATGGTCGAGGACTACCGAGCACTACGCAGCACAGTTGATGAACGTGTTAGTAAGCTTTTCAATATTTTTCCGAAAGCCGACTACGAAGTCAGAAAAGTTGAAGAATTTCGTGAGCAGTCAGCCAGTTCAGGTTCTTATCAATCAGCACCTGCAGATGACTCACGCCCGGCAATATTTTACCTGAACACCTATGATTTAGGGTCACGCCCTAACTGGGCCAAAACCGCCCTGTTTTTGCATGAAGCAGCGCCGGGTCACCACTTCCAAATTTCCATTCAACAGGAGCTTGAAGACTTACCCGAGTTTCGTAAGTACGGTCGAGAAACCGCTTATACCGAGGGCTGGGGACTGTATTCTGAGGCACTCGGTTACGATTTAGGCCTATACGATGACCCATACCAACGCTTTGGCCAACTCGCTGCTGAATTGTGGCGCTCTATTCGATTAGTTGTCGATACCGGTATTCATTTCAAAGGCTGGTCGCGTCAGCAAGTGCTCGACTACATGTACGAAAATGCACCAGTTGCTGAAGCACGTGCTGTTTCGGAAGCAGAACGTTTCATGGCATTACCAGGGCAAGCACTGGCCTATAAAGTGGGTGAACTAAAAATCAGCGAGTTACGCCGCCGTGCCGAAAGCAAACTCGGCGACAAATTTGATATTAAGGCGTTTCACCGGGTCATTTTAGAAGACGGCGCTGTGCCACTTGTCATTCTGGAACAAAAAGTCAGACGCTGGATAGCCGAACGGCTTTAG
- a CDS encoding NAD(P)-dependent alcohol dehydrogenase — protein sequence MTKAYAAESEQSGLAPYGIERRELRSDDVAIDILYCGVCHTDIHYAENDWGGTIYPVVPGHEIIGRVTSVGKDVNNYKEGDLVGVGCMVDSCRKCSSCAQGLEQYCLNGMVPTYNGEDLHDKSITYGGYSEKIVVSDRFVVRVPEKLDAAKAAPLLCAGITTYSPLRHFGVKEGHKVGVIGMGGLGHMGVKFAKAMGAEVTIFTRSESKVSEAKKQGADHVIISTDEKQMEAAAETFDFLLDTVPVQHDLNPYINCLKVDGTHILVGLLEPVDPALQAGQLVMKRRVLAGSLIGGIPETQEMLDFCAEHDIHCDIEMLDIKNINDAFKRMKKGDVKYRFVIDMDTLKQS from the coding sequence ATGACTAAGGCATACGCAGCGGAATCTGAACAGTCAGGTTTAGCCCCTTATGGTATTGAGCGTCGTGAATTGAGAAGTGACGACGTTGCTATTGATATTCTTTATTGTGGTGTATGTCACACCGACATTCACTATGCTGAAAATGACTGGGGCGGCACCATCTACCCGGTGGTTCCGGGTCATGAAATTATTGGCCGTGTGACCTCTGTTGGTAAAGACGTCAACAACTACAAAGAAGGTGACTTGGTTGGTGTTGGCTGTATGGTCGATTCTTGCCGCAAATGCAGTTCTTGCGCTCAGGGCCTAGAGCAGTACTGCTTAAACGGCATGGTGCCAACCTATAACGGTGAAGACCTGCACGATAAAAGCATTACCTATGGCGGCTATTCCGAAAAAATTGTGGTCAGCGATCGTTTCGTGGTGCGCGTGCCTGAAAAACTGGATGCGGCAAAAGCGGCTCCTCTGCTATGTGCGGGCATTACCACCTACTCACCGTTGCGCCATTTTGGCGTGAAAGAAGGCCATAAGGTTGGTGTTATTGGTATGGGTGGCTTAGGTCACATGGGTGTAAAGTTTGCCAAAGCCATGGGTGCTGAAGTCACCATTTTCACTCGTTCAGAAAGTAAGGTCAGCGAAGCGAAAAAGCAAGGCGCTGATCACGTTATTATCTCGACCGATGAAAAGCAGATGGAAGCGGCGGCGGAAACGTTCGATTTCTTGTTAGATACGGTGCCTGTTCAGCATGACTTAAATCCGTACATTAACTGCCTGAAAGTAGACGGCACGCACATTTTGGTTGGTTTACTGGAGCCGGTAGACCCTGCTTTACAAGCTGGCCAACTAGTAATGAAGCGTCGAGTCTTAGCTGGCTCGCTCATTGGTGGAATTCCTGAAACTCAGGAAATGTTGGACTTCTGTGCCGAGCATGACATTCACTGTGATATTGAAATGCTGGATATTAAGAACATTAATGACGCGTTCAAACGAATGAAAAAAGGCGATGTGAAGTACCGTTTCGTCATTGATATGGACACGTTAAAGCAGTCGTAG
- a CDS encoding alpha/beta hydrolase has protein sequence MSDWIDIKAGAHAYQHIQEKQLTADDIGLLLGASGGPKWFVLQGIDRWMFGDFFKGNDKPLNTLGTSAGAWRFAALGQHDPVAASDLFCQLYSTQTYSEKPDRAEITSEAKILLDKYISDKAVEEILGQSAFRHHFIVARCRGWTASESRRQIVGLLNSAIANGINRRWLGRYYERVIFHHPDSDAAFTKDWRDLPTTRVALSKENFQAAILATGSIPLVLDGVKDIPGAPKGIYRDGGVTDYHFDLDFSNVDGLVLYPHFNRDVIPGWFDKRLTWRRTTGKKWPNVIFISPSEAFIKSLPYGKIPDRTDFANLDAATRMNYWRKAIDAGRRMGDQLQDWVENGTLREKVKLWTP, from the coding sequence ATGAGCGACTGGATAGATATTAAGGCCGGTGCGCACGCGTATCAGCACATTCAGGAAAAACAACTTACCGCTGACGACATAGGCTTGTTGTTGGGGGCCTCTGGCGGGCCAAAGTGGTTTGTGTTGCAGGGCATCGACCGCTGGATGTTTGGTGACTTTTTTAAAGGCAATGACAAACCGTTGAATACGCTGGGAACGTCGGCAGGCGCTTGGCGTTTTGCTGCGCTTGGTCAGCACGATCCCGTCGCTGCCAGTGACTTGTTTTGTCAGTTATACAGCACACAAACCTACAGTGAAAAGCCGGACCGAGCGGAAATTACCAGCGAAGCCAAAATATTGCTGGATAAATACATTTCTGACAAAGCCGTTGAAGAGATACTGGGGCAGTCGGCGTTTCGGCACCATTTCATAGTGGCTCGTTGTCGTGGCTGGACCGCATCCGAATCACGGCGCCAAATTGTTGGGTTGTTAAACTCGGCGATAGCTAATGGCATTAACCGACGTTGGCTAGGGCGTTATTATGAACGTGTTATTTTCCATCACCCAGATTCAGATGCGGCGTTCACAAAAGACTGGCGTGACTTACCAACTACCCGTGTCGCTCTGAGTAAAGAAAACTTCCAGGCGGCTATTTTAGCCACTGGCTCAATTCCTCTGGTATTGGACGGTGTTAAAGACATTCCCGGAGCACCGAAGGGCATTTATCGAGACGGTGGCGTGACGGACTATCACTTTGACCTCGACTTCAGCAATGTAGACGGTTTGGTGCTATACCCGCACTTTAATCGCGATGTTATTCCGGGTTGGTTCGATAAGAGACTTACTTGGCGTCGGACTACTGGCAAGAAGTGGCCTAATGTTATTTTCATTAGTCCGTCTGAGGCGTTTATTAAGTCGTTACCTTACGGAAAAATTCCTGACCGAACCGACTTTGCTAATTTAGATGCAGCAACCCGCATGAATTACTGGCGTAAGGCAATTGACGCTGGACGCCGAATGGGTGACCAGCTACAAGACTGGGTAGAAAACGGCACGTTAAGAGAAAAAGTAAAGCTGTGGACGCCGTAG
- a CDS encoding AAA family ATPase, translated as MEFNSRSYVVSKELATAVNAAVTLEKPLLLKGEPGTGKTRLAEELADALNTELLTWSIKSTTKAQQGLYEYDAVSRLRDSQLGSDKVHDISNYIRPGKLWQAFTADRRPVLLIDEIDKADVEFPNDLLHELDQMAFHVYETGEQVKARVRPIVLITSNNEKALPDAFLRRCFFHYIQFPDEATLKQIVDVHYPDIQKELIDAALSLFFDLREVPGLKKKPSTSELLDWLRLLLTEDINAEQLQQSQQTGDLLPLSGALLKHEQDIERVTELARMKRR; from the coding sequence ATGGAGTTTAACAGTCGTTCTTACGTCGTATCTAAAGAGCTGGCGACAGCCGTCAATGCAGCAGTAACATTGGAGAAGCCTTTACTATTAAAAGGCGAGCCAGGTACCGGAAAAACACGTTTGGCTGAAGAGTTGGCCGATGCTTTAAATACCGAATTACTAACATGGTCTATCAAATCAACGACCAAAGCTCAGCAAGGGCTGTATGAATATGATGCAGTATCACGTTTGCGCGACAGCCAGTTAGGCAGCGACAAGGTTCACGATATTAGCAACTATATTCGCCCGGGAAAGTTGTGGCAGGCATTTACCGCTGACAGACGTCCTGTGCTGTTAATTGATGAAATTGATAAAGCCGATGTGGAGTTTCCTAACGATCTACTGCATGAGTTGGACCAAATGGCTTTTCATGTTTATGAAACAGGCGAGCAGGTTAAGGCCAGGGTGCGACCGATTGTACTCATCACCTCTAACAACGAAAAAGCGTTGCCGGATGCGTTTCTGAGACGCTGTTTCTTCCATTATATTCAGTTCCCTGATGAGGCAACGCTAAAACAAATTGTCGATGTGCATTATCCGGACATTCAAAAAGAGCTGATAGATGCGGCTTTGTCGCTATTTTTTGACTTGCGTGAAGTGCCGGGGCTTAAGAAAAAACCGTCAACGTCTGAGTTGCTCGACTGGCTGCGCCTGCTGCTGACGGAAGATATCAATGCTGAACAATTACAGCAAAGTCAGCAAACTGGCGACCTCTTACCGTTGTCTGGGGCGTTATTGAAACACGAGCAGGACATTGAACGAGTCACTGAACTTGCCCGCATGAAACGCCGGTAG
- a CDS encoding hybrid sensor histidine kinase/response regulator: MKTPISNDNLAALLNAGTRLSLFIWEDVPGWPVLFVSDNVESLLGYPKSRLVSREIEYKSLVHEEDLPRVLKEVERLTSLESGESITHEDYRLKHAQGHDIWVSDTTVVMTDDNGINYLYGYLIDITERKQLELALETERNRLKLLLDATRLGTWEWNPQTGVTLYNERWAQMFGWELHELEAHVANWSSILHPDDYERVWESIKNHLDGVTPYYESEHRIRHRNGSWVYVLDRGKVIEHDENGRATRFTGTVTDLTEQKRSELDAKRAAHAKNVFLANMSHEIRTPLHGILGVTSVLEASELDSKQSELVETIKDSGDYLLTTLNDILDLTKAEEGQLKLVLGSHSPKKVLEHIAHLFEKPITDKGVKFTLNIADDIPAVTQMDQSRTAQVVSNLVNNAMKFTETGEISLSARWNEESSYAGELIIEVKDTGLGIEDTQRIWQLFEQEQYGLNRPKGGSGLGLAIVRSLVQLLDGTIRVDSVPGEGSCFTVELPMRTQSGASAHALKKELPNLSTHRVLVVDDNRVNQLIIKEMLRSLGQKVEIVSDAKQAFKLFATHSYDALFMDVHMPGIDGMQATQKLRGMNIRQPYIVALTADAFPETRKQAMNAGMDDYVTKPFVKMDIAQALKRYEARQNSHLHKRLR, from the coding sequence ATGAAAACGCCAATTTCAAACGATAACCTTGCTGCACTGTTGAACGCAGGGACGCGGCTGAGTCTTTTTATCTGGGAAGACGTGCCCGGCTGGCCGGTGTTATTTGTTTCTGACAACGTTGAATCTTTATTGGGCTATCCTAAAAGCCGGCTGGTAAGCCGGGAAATTGAGTATAAGTCACTGGTGCACGAGGAAGATTTGCCACGGGTTTTGAAAGAAGTTGAACGGCTTACAAGCCTTGAATCAGGCGAGTCTATTACGCATGAAGACTATCGTTTGAAGCATGCACAGGGACACGACATTTGGGTGTCTGATACTACGGTTGTGATGACCGATGATAATGGCATTAATTACTTGTACGGTTACCTTATTGATATTACTGAGCGTAAACAATTAGAACTGGCGTTAGAAACAGAACGCAACCGCTTAAAGCTGCTATTGGATGCAACACGCTTAGGTACCTGGGAGTGGAACCCGCAAACCGGTGTGACTCTGTATAACGAACGCTGGGCGCAGATGTTTGGGTGGGAGTTACACGAGCTGGAAGCGCACGTAGCCAACTGGTCCAGTATTTTGCATCCGGACGATTATGAGCGGGTGTGGGAGTCGATTAAAAATCATCTTGACGGGGTAACGCCTTATTACGAGAGCGAACACCGTATTCGCCACAGAAACGGCAGCTGGGTGTATGTATTAGACCGGGGGAAGGTCATAGAGCACGACGAAAATGGCAGAGCGACACGTTTCACCGGAACGGTTACTGACTTGACCGAGCAAAAACGGTCAGAGCTTGATGCCAAACGCGCAGCGCACGCTAAAAATGTGTTTTTGGCGAATATGTCTCATGAAATAAGAACACCGCTGCACGGAATTTTGGGCGTGACTTCGGTTTTGGAAGCGTCTGAGCTTGATAGTAAGCAAAGTGAGCTGGTCGAGACGATAAAAGACAGTGGCGATTACCTGCTGACCACCTTGAACGACATTCTGGACTTGACCAAAGCAGAAGAAGGACAGTTAAAGCTGGTACTGGGCTCTCACTCACCGAAAAAAGTGCTTGAACACATTGCGCACTTATTTGAAAAGCCAATAACCGATAAGGGCGTCAAGTTTACTTTGAATATAGCCGATGACATTCCGGCAGTGACACAGATGGATCAGTCGCGTACAGCTCAGGTTGTCAGTAACTTGGTTAACAATGCGATGAAGTTTACTGAAACCGGTGAAATTAGTCTTTCGGCTCGCTGGAACGAAGAGTCGAGTTATGCGGGCGAACTCATTATAGAAGTTAAAGATACCGGCTTGGGCATAGAAGATACACAACGTATTTGGCAATTGTTCGAGCAGGAACAATACGGACTGAACAGGCCAAAAGGTGGTAGTGGTTTGGGTCTGGCTATTGTTCGTAGCCTTGTGCAATTGCTTGATGGCACCATCAGAGTGGATAGCGTGCCGGGTGAGGGGTCTTGCTTTACTGTTGAACTGCCCATGAGAACACAAAGTGGGGCTAGTGCTCATGCGCTTAAAAAAGAGTTACCGAATTTATCCACGCACCGGGTGCTGGTTGTTGATGACAATAGAGTTAACCAATTAATTATTAAAGAAATGCTGAGATCGCTAGGGCAAAAAGTGGAAATTGTCAGTGATGCTAAGCAGGCGTTTAAATTGTTTGCGACACATTCGTACGATGCACTCTTTATGGATGTACACATGCCGGGGATTGATGGGATGCAGGCGACACAGAAATTGCGGGGGATGAATATTAGGCAACCTTATATCGTGGCGCTAACCGCGGATGCTTTCCCGGAAACACGCAAGCAAGCGATGAACGCCGGTATGGATGATTATGTCACTAAACCCTTTGTTAAAATGGATATTGCGCAGGCCCTTAAGCGTTACGAAGCTCGTCAGAACTCGCACTTGCACAAACGTTTGCGATAG